In Amycolatopsis coloradensis, one genomic interval encodes:
- a CDS encoding DUF262 domain-containing protein, whose protein sequence is MSKAQKVVEPSADDILAAEAQIVSQSKRIEFYITEYSVEILAMKVRDGEYEVPAYQREYTWEDERKSRFIESLLMGLPIPFIFFWEMPDGRLEIVDGSQRLRTIEEFIFGGFRLGPLEQLTHVTGLTFKDLPQSRQRKILNRSIRGIILNEHADEAARFDMFARINTGSKIANTAEVRRGALIGPFLDMIIDLSTSQEFVAMTPMSTKSVREREREELVTRFFAYGDGLDDYRDRPSDFLFQYSRKMNETFKSDPALVDEYKRRFYATMKFVSQVFPNNFSKTARSSATPRARFESIAIGAASALVEDPAIASKTTAELGIADWIEDPGFIKVTNSDGANARSRLRDRIEFVRDKLVGKS, encoded by the coding sequence ATGTCTAAGGCACAAAAGGTGGTCGAACCTTCGGCCGATGACATCTTAGCGGCTGAAGCTCAGATCGTAAGTCAATCAAAAAGGATCGAGTTCTACATTACGGAGTATTCCGTTGAGATCCTTGCGATGAAGGTGCGAGACGGCGAGTACGAAGTCCCTGCCTACCAGCGCGAATACACTTGGGAAGACGAGAGAAAGTCTCGGTTCATCGAGTCTCTGCTTATGGGGCTTCCGATACCATTCATCTTCTTCTGGGAGATGCCTGATGGTCGCCTTGAAATTGTTGACGGATCACAACGTCTTCGGACGATCGAAGAATTCATCTTCGGCGGCTTTCGGCTTGGCCCGCTGGAGCAACTTACTCATGTAACGGGTCTGACCTTTAAGGATTTGCCGCAGTCTAGGCAGCGAAAAATACTAAATCGTTCGATTCGCGGAATAATCTTAAATGAGCATGCAGATGAAGCTGCTCGTTTCGATATGTTCGCAAGGATCAATACCGGAAGCAAGATCGCAAACACTGCAGAGGTCCGCCGCGGTGCATTGATAGGCCCCTTCTTGGATATGATCATCGATTTGTCTACTAGTCAAGAATTTGTTGCAATGACTCCGATGTCTACCAAGAGTGTGCGCGAGCGTGAGCGCGAAGAGTTGGTAACTCGATTCTTTGCATACGGTGATGGACTCGATGATTACCGGGATCGACCGTCAGACTTCTTGTTTCAGTACTCGCGCAAAATGAACGAGACGTTCAAATCCGATCCAGCGCTTGTCGACGAATATAAGCGTCGATTCTATGCAACAATGAAGTTTGTTAGCCAAGTTTTTCCGAACAACTTCTCTAAGACTGCGCGGAGCTCGGCTACGCCGCGGGCTCGATTTGAATCTATCGCTATAGGGGCCGCAAGTGCCCTAGTGGAAGACCCCGCGATCGCGAGCAAGACGACGGCTGAGCTTGGGATTGCCGACTGGATTGAAGATCCAGGCTTCATAAAGGTGACAAACTCCGATGGCGCAAATGCGCGGTCCAGGCTTCGCGATCGCATCGAATTTGTTAGAGACAAGTTGGTGGGCAAGTCGTGA
- a CDS encoding MAE_28990/MAE_18760 family HEPN-like nuclease has translation MNSADLLSFFDDRFAEIEDYVSFLEDVEKAAQLGAPKIGSFAARISPAQQKILYSSLYLQLYNLVEAAVSLCVDSVVESAVRDGRWRVDDLNESMRREWVRSMARTHQSDMAPDNRLNSALKMCEHLINQLPVASFQVERGGGGNWDDESIYEITKRLGCKLSISPATNALAKRSIRDNLGPLKLVKDRRNGLAHGSVSFADCADGVTVSELKMVAEAVGKYLREVITCIGTYVDLKEFLNPAGMPASVNQ, from the coding sequence GTGAATAGCGCTGACTTGCTTTCATTCTTTGACGATCGTTTCGCTGAAATTGAAGATTATGTTTCATTTCTAGAGGACGTCGAGAAGGCCGCTCAGTTGGGTGCTCCAAAGATCGGTTCTTTTGCTGCCCGGATAAGCCCGGCGCAACAGAAAATCTTGTACTCAAGTCTATATTTGCAGCTCTATAATCTGGTAGAAGCTGCCGTCTCACTATGTGTGGATTCAGTTGTTGAGTCTGCGGTGCGCGACGGACGTTGGCGGGTTGACGATCTTAACGAGAGCATGCGACGCGAATGGGTTCGCTCTATGGCTCGAACCCATCAGTCTGACATGGCTCCAGATAATCGCCTTAATAGCGCATTGAAAATGTGTGAGCATCTCATAAATCAGCTGCCGGTGGCGAGCTTCCAGGTTGAACGTGGTGGTGGTGGAAACTGGGATGACGAAAGTATCTACGAGATTACTAAAAGACTTGGCTGCAAGCTTTCGATTTCCCCTGCCACAAACGCTCTCGCGAAACGCTCGATACGTGATAATTTGGGGCCCTTGAAGCTCGTCAAGGATCGAAGGAACGGGCTAGCTCATGGCTCTGTTTCTTTCGCTGACTGCGCTGATGGGGTTACGGTTTCTGAGTTAAAAATGGTAGCTGAGGCAGTGGGCAAGTACTTGCGTGAGGTTATCACCTGTATTGGAACTTATGTTGATTTGAAAGAATTTCTCAATCCCGCTGGCATGCCTGCGAGCGTGAATCAGTGA